A stretch of Zootoca vivipara chromosome 13, rZooViv1.1, whole genome shotgun sequence DNA encodes these proteins:
- the LOC118078022 gene encoding olfactory receptor 14A16-like — protein sequence MKTVETSVIPTRKELQSIGPRILNACLLVRLDTKSEKDLNLCLSSCFLLEAAIILMMNAKIGNESSVSEFLLLEFSAVRELQILHFSLFLVLYLAIVFGNLLIISAVAFDHHLHTPMYFFLMNLAIQDLGAVSVTIPKSITNSLMNIRDISYAGCIAQVLSFLFFLSSDVALLTIMAYDRYVAICNPLHYEMVMNRAACKQMVSGVWVAGLLNAVMHTSATFATPFCSNIVNQFFCEIPQLLTLACSNLYLTEIGAIVATTTIVSGCFVFIVFTYVHIFTAVGKLPSVQGRKKAFSTCIPHLVVFSIFCFTGCFAYIRPPSKTPSDLDFALTVMYTIVPPMFNPIIYSMRNKEIKNAVSKLLGVKRASMNIFSRLTLKRFHFSS from the exons ATGAAAACCGTTGAAACCTCCGTGATCCCAACTAGGAAGGAGTTGCAAAGCATTGGGCCCAGAATACTGAATGCATGTCTGCTGGTGA GATTGGATACCAAATCAGAAAAGGACTTAAACCTATGCTTATCTTCCTGTTTTCTTCTAGAAGCAGCAATCATTTTAATGATGAATGCAAAGATAGGCAATGAATCCTCTGTCTCTGAATTTCTACTCCTGGAGTTTTCAGCTGTACGGGAACTGCAGATTCTacacttctctctcttcctggtATTGTACCTGGCAATTGTATTTGGGAATCTTCTCATCATCTCTGCCGTAGCTTTTGACCACCACCTTCACACtcccatgtacttctttctgATGAACCTGGCCATCCAGGACCTAGGGGCTGTTTCAGTCACCATCCCCAAATCCATCACCAATTCTCTCATGAATATCAGAGACATATCTTATGCTGGATGCATTGCTCAAGTTCtttcattcttattctttttatCATCTGATGTCGCCCTTCTTACAATCATGGCATATGATCGCTATGTTGCCATTTGCAATCCCTTACACTATGAAATGGTGATGAACAGGGCAGCCTGCAAACAAATGGTCTCTGGTGTGTGGGTTGCTGGCCTTCTCAATGCAGTCATGCACACTAGTGCAACTTTTGCAACCCCTTTCTGCTCAAACATTGTCAATCAGTTTTTCTGTGAGATCCCACAGTTACTTACACTTGCCTGTTCTAATTTATACCTTACAGAAATTGGAGCTATAGTGGCGACTACAACAATTGTGTCTGGATGTTTTGTCTTCATTGTTTTCACTTATGTGCACATCTTTACTGCAGTTGGGAAACTCCCTTCTGTTCAGGGAAGGAAAAAGGCCTTCTCCACTTGCATACCTCACCTTGTTGTCTTCTCCATATTTTGTTTCACAGGATGTTTTGCTTACATTAGGCCTCCCTCTAAGACTCCATCTGACCTGGACTTTGCATTAACTGTGATGTATACCATTGTCCCACCCATGTTCAATCCAATAATTTACAGCATGAGGAATAAGGAGATTAAAAATGCTGTATCAAAACTCTTGGGTGTGAAGCGCGCTTCTATGAATATCTTTTCCAGACTTACCCTGAAAAGGTTCCATTTCTCTTCATAG